A single window of Anaerolineae bacterium DNA harbors:
- a CDS encoding GtrA family protein — MSRLVDWGLGFLGKTPLCKIPFVAGALERARGNARELERFIKFALVGTLGAVVDFSVLNFLILTFGWSKALANTFSFSAAVLSNFTWNRLWTFPESRQRPIRTQLPQFVLVNLIGLGINQLVFLSLDHYVFGPWLGRLGYNVAKAIAILIVLFWNYGINRIWTYKGL; from the coding sequence ATGTCGAGGCTGGTGGATTGGGGGTTGGGCTTTCTGGGAAAGACGCCCCTGTGTAAAATCCCCTTCGTTGCCGGCGCACTGGAGCGGGCGCGCGGCAACGCCCGGGAATTAGAGCGCTTCATCAAGTTCGCGCTGGTGGGCACGCTGGGCGCGGTGGTGGATTTCAGCGTGCTCAACTTCCTGATACTGACCTTTGGGTGGTCCAAGGCGCTGGCCAACACCTTTTCGTTCAGCGCGGCAGTGCTGAGCAATTTCACCTGGAACCGCCTATGGACGTTTCCGGAATCCCGCCAGCGGCCCATCCGCACCCAACTGCCGCAGTTCGTCCTGGTGAACCTCATTGGGCTGGGCATCAATCAACTGGTGTTCCTGAGCCTGGACCATTACGTGTTCGGGCCGTGGTTGGGCCGGCTGGGGTATAACGTGGCCAAGGCCATCGCCATCCTTATCGTGCTGTTCTGGAACTACGGCATCAACCGCATCTGGACCTATAAGGGCCTGTAA
- a CDS encoding O-antigen ligase family protein yields MTNQGGKRRLGIGGYSSPAGLSWRDAVGAITAAGLAVMLALAPLSWGVLIVGGALAVGITLIRPALGLGFLALLVPFGSLREVPLGPASVGLAEFYALFVIAAWCMYMAAWRRVWMAPSRLWPLFGLLVAAMLVSITQALSLSYAVKELSKWLEFGAVMLCAASLPNAGERKVVLGASLAAGIAAALLGWYQFLRGVGPEGFILFGRFMRAYGTFRQPNPYAGYLGIILPAALALVISYWPWRAGASWGERALWLLGAAGVLTMGPAVLMSWSRGGWFGAAAAVLTVLVLRGRRAAFLTMLAVLVLAGVFIVMELGQALPASLVLRVTDFTDYFTLGDVSDVVPTPANWAVVERLAHWQAAERMFSEHPWLGVGIGNYEPVYPAYRLPRWPEPLGHAHNYYLNIAAETGLFGALAYVLFWIGAAWQAWQARRRSAGIWRGLALGVLGIIAHLSVHNLFDNLYVQGIYLQIALWLGLIIPLARASAHEERDTVHVEAGGLGVGLSGKDAPV; encoded by the coding sequence GTGACAAATCAGGGTGGGAAGCGCCGGCTGGGTATTGGGGGGTATTCCTCACCCGCCGGCCTGTCGTGGCGCGATGCCGTCGGCGCGATAACTGCGGCCGGCCTGGCTGTCATGCTGGCACTGGCCCCCCTATCGTGGGGTGTCCTGATCGTAGGGGGCGCGCTGGCTGTCGGCATCACCCTGATACGGCCGGCGCTGGGGCTGGGCTTCCTGGCACTGCTGGTGCCCTTCGGCTCCCTGCGGGAGGTGCCGCTGGGGCCGGCGTCGGTCGGGCTGGCAGAATTCTACGCGCTGTTCGTCATTGCGGCCTGGTGCATGTACATGGCGGCATGGCGGCGGGTATGGATGGCGCCCAGCCGGCTGTGGCCCCTGTTCGGCCTGTTGGTGGCGGCCATGCTGGTTTCCATCACCCAAGCGCTTTCCCTGAGCTATGCCGTCAAGGAGCTGAGCAAATGGCTGGAATTCGGCGCCGTGATGTTGTGCGCCGCATCCCTGCCGAACGCCGGCGAACGGAAGGTCGTCCTGGGCGCCTCGCTTGCGGCCGGTATTGCCGCCGCTCTGCTGGGCTGGTATCAGTTCCTGCGTGGGGTCGGGCCGGAGGGGTTCATCCTGTTCGGGCGCTTCATGCGCGCCTATGGGACATTCCGCCAGCCTAACCCGTATGCCGGCTATCTGGGCATCATCCTGCCGGCGGCGCTGGCCCTGGTCATCAGCTACTGGCCGTGGCGGGCCGGCGCATCCTGGGGGGAACGCGCGCTGTGGCTTCTGGGCGCCGCCGGCGTGCTGACCATGGGGCCGGCTGTGCTGATGAGTTGGTCGCGGGGCGGGTGGTTCGGCGCCGCGGCGGCGGTGCTGACGGTGCTGGTCCTGCGCGGCCGGCGGGCGGCATTCCTGACGATGCTGGCCGTGCTGGTGCTGGCCGGCGTCTTCATCGTGATGGAACTCGGGCAGGCACTGCCGGCGTCTCTGGTACTGCGGGTGACAGATTTCACCGATTACTTCACGCTGGGGGATGTGAGCGACGTGGTGCCGACGCCGGCGAATTGGGCGGTGGTGGAACGGCTGGCGCACTGGCAGGCGGCGGAGCGTATGTTCAGCGAGCATCCCTGGCTGGGCGTGGGCATCGGGAATTACGAACCGGTGTATCCCGCGTACCGCCTGCCGCGCTGGCCGGAGCCGCTGGGGCATGCGCATAACTATTATTTGAACATCGCGGCGGAGACGGGGCTGTTCGGCGCGCTGGCTTATGTGCTGTTCTGGATTGGCGCGGCCTGGCAGGCCTGGCAGGCCCGCCGGCGAAGCGCCGGCATCTGGCGCGGCCTGGCGCTGGGTGTCTTGGGCATCATCGCCCATCTCAGCGTGCACAACCTGTTCGACAACCTGTATGTCCAGGGCATTTACCTGCAAATTGCCCTGTGGCTCGGATTGATCATCCCATTGGCAAGGGCATCCGCGCATGAGGAACGAGACACTGTCCATGTCGAGGCTGGTGGATTGGGGGTTGGGCTTTCTGGGAAAGACGCCCCTGTGTAA
- a CDS encoding glycosyltransferase family 4 protein, producing the protein MMRVAEVFYEPILSGQAVHVLSLAQHLDRRQCALHVCYPAGDERTRRRLAELGVAGHPWPMGKWQNAGPFLALLRLVRQEHIQIVHVHSQFAGIWARPAARLAGAGVVYTPQTIRIRQTALQPIYEALERAWRRITDITIAVCEADRQWMLAKGWGEPASVVTVYNGLDWQEWEPRQMSREKAREQLGWPQSVPVILQVGRLDAQKAPQDFVRMMRHLHAQRPDARGFLAGDGPLRAEVEAMARQYGLEHVITLLGQRQDVPLLLAAADVVTLTSYWEGLPYSLLEAGAMARPAVATAVNGVPEVVQHGVTGLLAPAGEPAAMAQAVLRLLNDPARAGAMGLAAQRRVRETFDVRRTAEGVMRVYQQVLQRRGL; encoded by the coding sequence ATGATGCGCGTCGCCGAGGTCTTCTACGAACCCATCCTCAGCGGGCAGGCGGTACATGTGCTCTCGCTCGCCCAGCATCTGGACCGCCGGCAGTGCGCCCTGCATGTCTGCTATCCTGCCGGCGATGAGCGCACCCGCCGGCGGCTGGCGGAACTGGGAGTAGCGGGGCATCCCTGGCCCATGGGCAAATGGCAGAACGCCGGCCCCTTCCTGGCCCTCCTGCGGCTGGTGCGTCAGGAGCACATCCAGATCGTCCATGTGCACAGCCAGTTCGCCGGCATCTGGGCGCGGCCGGCGGCGCGGCTGGCCGGCGCCGGCGTCGTCTACACCCCGCAGACCATCCGCATCCGCCAAACCGCGCTCCAGCCCATATATGAGGCGCTGGAGCGCGCCTGGCGCCGCATCACCGATATCACGATTGCCGTGTGCGAGGCAGACCGCCAATGGATGCTGGCCAAGGGTTGGGGAGAGCCGGCCTCGGTGGTCACCGTGTACAACGGCCTGGATTGGCAGGAGTGGGAACCGCGCCAGATGAGCAGGGAGAAAGCCCGGGAACAGCTGGGATGGCCGCAATCGGTGCCGGTCATACTGCAGGTCGGCCGGCTGGACGCCCAGAAGGCGCCACAGGATTTCGTGCGCATGATGCGCCACCTGCACGCCCAGCGTCCAGACGCCCGCGGCTTCCTGGCCGGCGACGGCCCTCTTCGCGCGGAAGTGGAAGCGATGGCCCGGCAGTACGGCCTGGAGCACGTCATCACCCTGCTCGGCCAGCGCCAGGACGTGCCGCTCCTGCTGGCCGCCGCCGATGTGGTGACGCTGACCTCCTATTGGGAGGGACTGCCATACAGCCTGCTGGAGGCCGGCGCCATGGCCCGGCCGGCCGTCGCCACCGCCGTCAACGGCGTGCCGGAGGTTGTCCAGCATGGGGTGACCGGCCTGCTGGCGCCGGCCGGCGAGCCGGCGGCCATGGCCCAGGCTGTGCTGAGGCTGCTGAACGACCCCGCCCGCGCCGGCGCTATGGGTCTGGCCGCCCAGCGGCGGGTGCGCGAGACCTTCGACGTCCGCCGCACCGCGGAGGGGGTGATGCGTGTGTACCAGCAGGTCCTACAGCGACGAGGGCTTTGA
- a CDS encoding alkaline phosphatase family protein, translating to MTVAIAIDALSWPAVEKSGFLRELCPFRKPLRTILGYSSAAIPSILTGQLPQVHGRWSYLYYDPAHSPFAWTRWLNLAGPLLHNRLADNPLLKRLIARWTARRHGFDGYFPVYDFPLRYLHLMDHCSKRWDFRPGAFDCPSLVEVLDQHGVPARFLTYPMPEEEIFQQCAGALRPDGPRLLFLYLASVDALGHAGGPDSPAILARLQWYERRIEELRRAAETAGVDIHLLAFSDHGMVPVRGTVDLRRRVEALGLRFGVDYVAVYDSTMARFWY from the coding sequence GTGACTGTTGCGATCGCAATCGACGCGTTGAGCTGGCCGGCAGTGGAGAAAAGCGGCTTCCTGCGCGAGCTGTGCCCCTTCCGCAAGCCGCTGCGCACCATCCTCGGCTACAGCTCCGCCGCTATACCATCCATCCTGACCGGTCAGCTCCCCCAGGTGCATGGGCGTTGGTCGTACCTGTATTACGACCCCGCCCATTCGCCCTTCGCCTGGACGCGCTGGCTGAACCTGGCCGGCCCGCTCCTGCACAACCGGCTGGCCGACAACCCACTGCTCAAGCGCCTCATCGCGCGCTGGACCGCCCGCCGGCACGGCTTCGACGGCTACTTCCCGGTCTATGATTTTCCCCTGCGCTACCTGCACCTGATGGACCACTGCTCCAAGCGCTGGGACTTCCGCCCGGGCGCCTTCGACTGCCCTTCGCTGGTGGAAGTGCTGGACCAGCATGGGGTGCCGGCCCGCTTCCTCACGTACCCTATGCCGGAGGAAGAAATTTTTCAGCAGTGTGCCGGCGCCCTGCGCCCCGATGGGCCGCGTCTCCTTTTCCTGTACCTGGCCTCGGTGGACGCGCTGGGGCACGCCGGCGGCCCCGACTCGCCGGCCATCCTGGCGCGCCTGCAGTGGTACGAGCGCCGCATCGAGGAACTGCGCCGCGCTGCCGAGACCGCCGGCGTAGATATTCACCTGCTCGCCTTCTCCGACCACGGCATGGTGCCCGTGCGGGGGACGGTGGACCTCCGCCGGCGGGTCGAAGCCCTGGGTTTGCGCTTCGGCGTGGATTATGTCGCGGTCTATGATTCCACCATGGCGCGCTTCTGGTAT
- a CDS encoding glycosyltransferase family 2 protein encodes MQSGLISVIIVNWNSGHQLALCLESLAQQTHRPLEIIVVDNASSDGSLAPALAAGRVQVIRNDNNAGFCRAFNQGYVVSQGEFIVSLNPDVYLLPDFLARLAERLGDKPAAGLACGKLWRGDSPWAGCTLDSTGLFLSRSRRPYDRGQGQVDRGQFDRAEEVFGACGAAWMARRTMLEDVRCLDEVLDEDFFAYYDDADLAWRARSRGWQCWYEPRAAGWHGRGGGDTLRKPSRAPKMAFAQRHAVKNRYLMMLKNDTLAGLLPALPRILAEDALRLGYMALRRPALLGAYLDVIRLLPRMLEKRREIRGRRRVPDRSIYRWFR; translated from the coding sequence ATGCAGTCCGGCCTCATCTCTGTGATCATCGTCAACTGGAACAGCGGCCATCAACTGGCGCTCTGTCTGGAATCCCTGGCACAGCAAACCCATCGCCCTCTGGAGATCATCGTCGTGGATAATGCGTCGAGCGATGGCTCTTTGGCGCCGGCCCTTGCCGCCGGCCGCGTGCAGGTCATCCGCAACGACAACAACGCCGGCTTCTGCCGCGCCTTCAACCAGGGCTATGTCGTCAGCCAGGGCGAGTTCATTGTGTCCCTGAACCCGGACGTGTACCTGCTCCCCGACTTCCTGGCCCGGCTGGCGGAACGGCTGGGGGACAAGCCGGCCGCCGGCCTGGCCTGCGGCAAGCTCTGGCGCGGCGACAGCCCTTGGGCCGGCTGTACCCTTGATTCGACCGGACTGTTCCTCTCCCGCTCCCGCCGGCCCTACGACCGCGGTCAGGGCCAGGTTGACCGCGGTCAGTTCGACCGCGCCGAAGAGGTCTTCGGCGCCTGCGGCGCGGCCTGGATGGCGCGCCGCACCATGCTGGAGGATGTGCGCTGTCTTGACGAAGTGTTGGACGAGGACTTCTTCGCCTACTACGACGACGCCGACCTGGCCTGGCGAGCGCGTTCCCGCGGCTGGCAGTGCTGGTACGAGCCGCGCGCCGCCGGCTGGCATGGGCGCGGCGGCGGCGATACCCTGCGCAAGCCGTCACGCGCCCCGAAAATGGCGTTCGCCCAGCGCCATGCCGTCAAAAACCGCTACCTGATGATGCTGAAGAACGACACCCTCGCCGGCCTGCTCCCGGCCCTGCCGCGGATATTGGCGGAGGACGCCCTCCGCCTGGGCTACATGGCTCTGCGCCGGCCGGCCCTCCTGGGCGCGTACCTGGATGTCATCCGCCTCCTCCCCCGCATGCTGGAAAAGCGCAGGGAGATCCGGGGCCGGCGCCGGGTGCCTGACCGCTCCATATATCGGTGGTTCCGATGA
- a CDS encoding glycosyltransferase family 4 protein, whose translation MHIVIDYTPAVRQAAGIGRLTRHLIRAAVPLMANHRVTLFVAGPVPAGHPERAGWPSHVRLADTAVPERALTILWHRAGTPLPAEVWAGRCDLFHATDFVLPPTRAPGILTVHDLSFLRFPECAHPNLRRYLMRVVPRSLKRAARILADSQATREDLVQLLGVPAEKIAVVYGGVEERFSPAPEPALDAELIERFGLSAPYVLSLGTLEPRKNYVRLMRAYERAWEEAGGDFPELVIAGGKGWLYEEIFETHRALRAREHVHLLGFVEDRFLPALYRRAWLFVYPSLYEGFGLPPLEAMACGCPVACSNASSLPEVVGDAAVLFDPLDEAAIAQALRQGVEDSQLRARLRAAGLERAAGFTWQRSAEALIREYAQVMHE comes from the coding sequence GTGCACATTGTCATTGACTACACGCCGGCGGTGCGCCAGGCCGCCGGCATCGGCCGGCTGACCCGCCACCTGATCCGTGCCGCGGTGCCGCTCATGGCAAACCACCGCGTGACCCTTTTCGTGGCCGGCCCCGTGCCGGCGGGTCATCCCGAGCGGGCCGGTTGGCCATCCCATGTGCGGCTGGCGGACACCGCGGTGCCGGAGCGTGCCCTGACCATCTTGTGGCATCGGGCCGGCACGCCCCTGCCGGCGGAGGTGTGGGCCGGCCGCTGTGACCTCTTTCATGCCACCGACTTCGTCCTGCCGCCGACCCGTGCCCCCGGCATCCTCACCGTGCATGACCTCTCTTTCCTGCGCTTTCCCGAGTGCGCGCATCCGAACCTGCGGCGCTATCTCATGCGGGTGGTGCCGCGTTCCTTGAAGCGGGCGGCGCGCATCCTGGCCGATTCACAGGCGACGCGGGAGGATCTGGTGCAACTGCTGGGCGTTCCGGCCGAGAAGATCGCGGTGGTGTACGGCGGGGTGGAGGAGCGCTTCTCGCCGGCCCCCGAGCCGGCGCTGGATGCCGAGCTGATCGAGCGCTTTGGGCTGAGCGCGCCGTACGTTCTCAGCCTGGGGACGCTGGAACCGCGCAAAAATTACGTGCGGCTGATGCGGGCGTACGAACGGGCATGGGAGGAGGCCGGCGGGGATTTCCCCGAGCTGGTCATCGCCGGCGGGAAAGGGTGGCTGTACGAGGAGATATTCGAGACCCACCGCGCCCTGCGCGCCCGCGAGCATGTGCATCTGTTGGGTTTTGTGGAGGACCGCTTCCTGCCGGCGCTGTACCGCCGCGCCTGGCTCTTCGTCTATCCTTCCCTGTACGAGGGGTTTGGTCTGCCGCCGCTGGAGGCCATGGCATGCGGCTGTCCGGTCGCCTGCTCCAACGCCTCTTCCCTGCCCGAGGTAGTCGGCGATGCGGCCGTTTTGTTCGACCCTCTGGATGAAGCGGCCATCGCCCAGGCCCTGCGTCAAGGGGTGGAAGACAGTCAACTGCGGGCGCGACTGCGGGCGGCCGGCCTGGAGCGGGCGGCCGGGTTCACCTGGCAGAGATCGGCGGAGGCGCTGATACGTGAATATGCGCAGGTGATGCATGAGTGA